A region of Geobacillus sp. 46C-IIa DNA encodes the following proteins:
- the pth gene encoding aminoacyl-tRNA hydrolase — MKLFVGLGNPGKEYEQTRHNIGFFVIDELAKRWNVSLKTAKFRGLFGTASVFGEKVALCKPLTYMNLSGECVRPLIDFYGIAVEDVVIIYDDLDLPPGKIRLRLKGSSGGHNGVKSLIRHLGTEQFKRIRIGIGRPTNGQPVADYVLSRFTEEERRAVAEAVARAADACEQAVTTPFVQVMNDFNE; from the coding sequence TTGAAGCTGTTTGTCGGGCTCGGGAATCCGGGCAAGGAGTATGAGCAAACGCGCCATAACATCGGCTTTTTCGTCATTGATGAGCTGGCCAAACGTTGGAACGTTTCGTTGAAAACCGCTAAATTCCGCGGCTTGTTCGGAACGGCGTCCGTTTTCGGCGAAAAAGTAGCATTATGCAAACCGTTGACATATATGAATTTATCAGGGGAATGTGTTCGCCCGCTCATCGACTTCTATGGCATTGCCGTCGAGGATGTTGTGATTATTTACGACGACCTCGATCTCCCGCCGGGAAAAATCCGCCTTCGCCTGAAAGGAAGCTCCGGCGGCCATAATGGCGTTAAATCGCTCATCCGTCATCTTGGCACCGAGCAGTTTAAGCGCATTCGCATCGGCATCGGCCGGCCAACGAACGGGCAACCGGTTGCGGATTATGTGCTCAGCCGCTTTACGGAAGAGGAGAGGCGGGCGGTGGCTGAAGCGGTGGCGCGGGCTGCCGATGCGTGCGAACAGGCGGTGACGACGCCGTTTGTCCAAGTGATGAATGACTTTAACGAGTGA
- the glmU gene encoding bifunctional UDP-N-acetylglucosamine diphosphorylase/glucosamine-1-phosphate N-acetyltransferase GlmU, which produces MVKRYAVILAAGQGTRMKSKLYKVLHPVCGKPMVQHVVDQVSKLGIKKMIAVVGFGAEQVKEQLGTRCEYALQEEQLGTAHAVMQAAPYLQDLEGITVVVCGDTPLITAETMEALLEHHRAAKAKATVLTAIADDPTGYGRIVRNSAGHVEKIVEHKDANEQEREIREINTGTYCFDNQTLFQALTKVTNHNAQGEYYLTDVIEIIKADGGIVSAYQAPSFDETIGVNDRIALAEAERVMRERICRQHMKNGVTIIDPACTYISAEVTIGRDTIIYPGTIIEGETIIGEDCSIGPHSEIKNCRIGHRTSIRHSVAHDSEIGNDVTIGPFAHIRPLSNIDDEVRIGNFVEVKKSTFGKGSKASHLSYIGDAEVGADVNLGCGSITVNYDGVHKYMTKIEDGAFVGCNVNLIAPVTIGQGAYVAAGSTVTDDVPGRALAIARARQVNKENYVDRLPGKKKS; this is translated from the coding sequence ATGGTGAAGCGATATGCAGTCATTTTGGCGGCCGGACAAGGAACGAGGATGAAATCCAAACTGTATAAGGTGCTCCATCCCGTTTGCGGCAAGCCAATGGTTCAACACGTAGTAGACCAAGTGTCCAAGCTTGGGATAAAAAAAATGATTGCGGTAGTGGGGTTTGGGGCGGAGCAAGTGAAAGAACAGCTCGGCACCCGGTGTGAATACGCGCTGCAAGAAGAGCAGCTTGGAACGGCGCATGCGGTGATGCAGGCCGCTCCGTATTTGCAAGACCTTGAAGGAATCACGGTCGTTGTCTGCGGTGATACGCCGCTCATCACTGCCGAGACGATGGAAGCGCTGCTTGAGCATCATAGGGCCGCCAAGGCGAAGGCGACCGTATTGACGGCCATCGCTGACGACCCAACTGGATATGGCCGCATTGTCCGCAACAGTGCCGGCCATGTCGAGAAAATCGTTGAACATAAAGATGCAAATGAACAGGAGCGGGAAATCCGCGAGATTAACACAGGAACATATTGCTTCGATAACCAGACATTGTTTCAAGCGCTTACAAAAGTAACAAATCATAATGCCCAAGGCGAATATTATTTAACCGATGTGATTGAAATTATAAAAGCAGATGGCGGCATTGTATCTGCCTATCAGGCGCCGTCGTTTGATGAAACGATCGGCGTCAATGACCGCATCGCCCTCGCTGAGGCAGAACGGGTGATGCGCGAGCGCATTTGCCGTCAGCATATGAAAAACGGGGTCACGATCATTGACCCGGCTTGTACTTATATTTCCGCTGAGGTGACGATCGGGCGCGATACGATCATTTATCCCGGCACGATCATCGAGGGCGAGACGATCATCGGCGAAGATTGCTCGATCGGTCCTCATTCAGAAATTAAAAACTGCCGCATCGGCCACCGCACGTCCATCCGCCACTCGGTCGCCCATGACAGCGAGATCGGCAACGATGTGACGATCGGTCCATTCGCCCATATTCGCCCGCTGTCAAACATTGACGACGAGGTGCGAATCGGCAACTTTGTCGAAGTGAAAAAATCGACGTTCGGCAAAGGAAGCAAAGCCTCGCATTTAAGCTACATCGGCGATGCGGAAGTTGGCGCCGATGTCAACCTCGGGTGTGGGTCGATTACCGTCAACTACGACGGCGTGCATAAATATATGACGAAAATTGAAGACGGTGCGTTTGTCGGCTGCAACGTCAATTTGATCGCGCCGGTTACGATCGGTCAAGGCGCTTACGTCGCTGCCGGATCGACGGTCACCGACGACGTCCCAGGCCGCGCGCTCGCCATCGCCCGCGCTCGGCAAGTGAATAAGGAAAACTATGTGGATCGCCTGCCAGGCAAGAAAAAATCTTAA
- a CDS encoding polysaccharide biosynthesis protein has protein sequence MGNVWKGAAVLTVAALLTKLLSALYRVPYQNMVGDVGFYIYQQVYPIYGIVVALSLAGYPVAISKLIAERLAEGDEAGAAAVRRVALPLLSALGMMLFAVLYAGAEAVASWMGDRRLEPLLRLLSFSFLFFPLIAVLRGDFQGRHDMVPTAVSQVGEQLVRVAAILGLSYWALRRGADVYSCGMAAIAGTLGGMAAALLILLFYAAKRGRKKTTGRTPPVLVLHMGQRLLTAGTIVCLTNMALTLIPLVDSFLFVPLLRETGAKLDEVKWLKGVYDRGQPLIQLGTVAGTSLSLALVPFISGTRRGQGAAFTQGLLPLRIAAVIGVGASLGLICLIRPINTMLFENDRGSIVLAVLSASIFFTTMALTASAMLQGMGKEWAAAAGVAVAVAGKMALMHWLVPPFGVLGAAFATTGAYAFMACFLYVRLRRECQLAHAQKYVYPIVKAGVAMVVVLQLYRWLIDASAGGRLWAAAEALGGVAVGAIVYIVFIVKGNVFSEQELSALPLANKFRLLLGSR, from the coding sequence ATGGGGAACGTATGGAAAGGCGCGGCTGTATTGACCGTTGCTGCTTTGCTGACGAAGCTGTTAAGCGCATTGTACCGCGTCCCGTATCAAAATATGGTCGGGGATGTCGGTTTTTATATTTACCAACAAGTGTATCCGATTTACGGCATTGTCGTGGCGCTGTCGCTAGCTGGCTATCCGGTCGCCATTTCGAAGCTCATCGCCGAGCGGTTGGCGGAAGGGGACGAAGCGGGGGCAGCCGCCGTCAGGCGCGTCGCGCTCCCGTTGTTAAGCGCGCTCGGTATGATGCTGTTTGCCGTTTTGTATGCAGGGGCCGAAGCGGTGGCGTCATGGATGGGTGACAGACGGCTTGAACCGCTGTTGCGGTTGCTTTCCTTTTCATTTTTATTTTTTCCGTTGATCGCTGTGCTGCGCGGTGATTTCCAAGGCCGACATGACATGGTGCCGACCGCGGTGTCCCAAGTTGGTGAGCAGCTCGTGCGGGTGGCAGCGATTTTAGGGCTGTCATATTGGGCGCTGCGGCGCGGCGCTGATGTGTATTCCTGCGGCATGGCAGCGATCGCTGGAACGCTGGGTGGCATGGCGGCCGCACTTCTTATTTTGCTCTTTTACGCGGCGAAGCGCGGACGAAAAAAAACAACCGGCCGCACGCCGCCGGTTTTGGTTCTGCATATGGGCCAACGTTTGTTGACGGCTGGAACGATCGTTTGTTTGACCAATATGGCATTGACATTGATTCCGCTTGTTGACTCGTTTTTGTTTGTCCCGCTTCTTCGTGAAACCGGGGCAAAGCTGGACGAGGTGAAATGGCTGAAAGGCGTGTATGATCGCGGGCAGCCGCTCATCCAGCTGGGCACGGTTGCCGGCACATCGCTCTCATTGGCCCTTGTCCCATTTATTTCCGGTACCCGACGCGGCCAAGGAGCCGCTTTCACGCAAGGCCTGTTGCCGCTCCGGATCGCTGCTGTCATCGGTGTCGGTGCTTCCTTAGGGCTCATTTGCCTGATCCGGCCGATCAATACGATGTTGTTTGAAAATGACCGCGGTTCAATCGTTCTTGCTGTCTTGTCCGCTTCCATCTTTTTTACAACGATGGCGCTGACTGCGTCCGCCATGCTGCAAGGAATGGGGAAAGAGTGGGCGGCCGCTGCCGGTGTGGCGGTGGCGGTAGCGGGAAAAATGGCGCTTATGCATTGGCTCGTGCCGCCGTTTGGCGTCCTTGGCGCGGCTTTCGCGACAACTGGGGCTTACGCGTTCATGGCTTGCTTTTTATACGTACGCCTGCGGCGCGAGTGCCAGTTGGCTCACGCCCAAAAGTATGTCTATCCGATTGTTAAGGCTGGCGTTGCGATGGTTGTCGTGCTGCAGTTATATAGGTGGCTCATAGATGCTTCCGCCGGCGGACGCTTATGGGCAGCCGCCGAGGCGCTTGGCGGCGTCGCCGTCGGTGCGATCGTCTACATCGTTTTCATTGTCAAAGGGAATGTTTTCTCCGAGCAGGAATTGTCTGCTCTCCCGTTGGCCAATAAATTTCGTTTACTATTAGGAAGCAGGTGA
- a CDS encoding 50S ribosomal protein L25/general stress protein Ctc yields MAIVLEAKERKDKKRSTLRRIRSQGGIPAVLYGKKVDNQMIFVSAADLEKALREGGRHSLITLKVDGGDYSVLLREMQRDPLRGELLHADFQAVDMSTEVDVDVEVRLVGEAPGVKDGGVLQQNLHELSIRVLPANIPPAIEVDISGLQVGDTVTVGDVQTGGTFEINHEPSEVIATILPPQQEEEIHSGEQQEPGQPDAEEGRETTPEE; encoded by the coding sequence ATGGCGATTGTGTTGGAAGCGAAAGAACGCAAAGACAAAAAACGTTCAACATTGCGGCGTATTCGTTCGCAAGGAGGCATTCCGGCGGTATTGTACGGCAAAAAGGTCGATAATCAAATGATTTTTGTCAGCGCCGCGGATCTTGAAAAAGCGCTCCGCGAGGGGGGACGCCACAGCTTAATAACGCTGAAAGTCGACGGCGGCGATTACTCGGTGCTGTTGCGTGAAATGCAGCGTGACCCGTTGCGGGGCGAGCTTCTTCACGCCGATTTTCAAGCGGTTGATATGTCGACAGAGGTCGACGTTGACGTGGAAGTCCGCTTAGTGGGTGAAGCGCCTGGGGTCAAAGATGGTGGCGTGTTGCAGCAAAACTTGCACGAGTTATCGATCCGCGTGTTGCCAGCGAACATTCCGCCTGCGATTGAAGTTGATATCTCCGGTTTGCAAGTCGGCGATACGGTCACGGTCGGCGATGTGCAAACAGGCGGAACATTTGAAATCAACCATGAGCCTTCTGAAGTGATCGCGACGATCTTGCCGCCGCAGCAGGAAGAAGAAATCCATAGCGGCGAACAGCAAGAGCCGGGACAGCCTGACGCTGAGGAAGGAAGGGAAACGACGCCAGAAGAGTGA
- the spoVG gene encoding septation regulator SpoVG: MEVTDVRLRRVNTEGRMKAIASITLDNEFVVHDIRVIDGNNGLFVAMPSKRTPDGEFRDIAHPINSATRGKIQEAILAEYHRLGKLEEELEEAGAS; encoded by the coding sequence ATGGAAGTGACAGACGTAAGATTACGCCGCGTCAATACCGAAGGACGGATGAAAGCGATCGCCTCCATTACGTTGGACAACGAATTCGTTGTCCATGACATCCGCGTCATCGACGGGAACAACGGGCTGTTTGTTGCGATGCCGAGCAAGCGTACACCAGACGGGGAGTTCCGCGATATCGCACATCCGATCAATTCCGCTACGCGCGGAAAAATCCAAGAGGCGATCTTAGCTGAGTACCACCGCCTCGGGAAGTTGGAAGAAGAACTTGAAGAAGCTGGCGCTTCGTAA
- a CDS encoding RidA family protein has product MRKVETKNAPQAIGPYSQGIIVNNMFYSSGQIPLTPEGEMVKGDIQAQTHQVFQNLKAVLEAAGASLETVVKTTVFIKNMDDFAAMNEVYSQYFPNHKPARSCVEVARLPKDALVEIEVVALIQ; this is encoded by the coding sequence ATGAGAAAAGTGGAAACGAAAAACGCGCCACAGGCGATTGGTCCGTATTCACAAGGGATCATCGTCAACAACATGTTTTACAGCTCAGGGCAAATTCCGCTCACTCCGGAAGGAGAAATGGTAAAAGGCGACATTCAAGCGCAGACGCATCAAGTGTTCCAAAATTTAAAAGCGGTGTTGGAAGCAGCTGGCGCTTCGCTCGAAACGGTTGTCAAAACAACGGTATTTATCAAAAATATGGATGATTTTGCGGCCATGAATGAAGTGTACAGCCAATACTTCCCGAACCATAAACCGGCACGCTCATGTGTGGAAGTGGCTCGGCTGCCGAAAGACGCCCTTGTTGAAATTGAAGTCGTTGCCCTTATACAATAG
- the spoVT gene encoding stage V sporulation protein T — translation MKATGIVRRIDDLGRVVIPKEIRRTLRIREGDPLEIFVDRDGEVILKKYSPISELGDFAKEYAEALFDSLGQPVLICDRDVFIAVAGVSKKEYMNKSVSPLVEKAMEDRTSVLHTEEGEVELVDGMTETLKSYTIGPIVANGDPIGAVIILSREKTLGEVEHKAVETAASFLARQMEQ, via the coding sequence ATGAAAGCAACCGGTATTGTTCGTCGGATTGATGACTTAGGAAGGGTTGTCATTCCGAAGGAAATTCGGAGAACGTTACGCATTCGCGAGGGAGATCCGCTCGAAATATTTGTTGACCGCGATGGAGAGGTCATTTTGAAAAAATACTCGCCGATCAGCGAGCTGGGCGACTTTGCCAAAGAGTACGCCGAGGCGCTGTTTGACAGCCTCGGGCAGCCGGTGCTCATTTGTGACCGCGACGTGTTTATCGCTGTCGCCGGCGTTTCGAAAAAAGAGTATATGAACAAAAGCGTCAGCCCGTTAGTGGAAAAGGCGATGGAAGATCGCACTTCCGTCCTCCATACGGAGGAGGGAGAGGTAGAGTTAGTAGACGGGATGACGGAGACGTTGAAGTCATATACGATCGGTCCCATTGTCGCCAACGGCGATCCGATCGGAGCGGTCATCATTTTATCGCGCGAGAAGACGCTCGGCGAAGTGGAACATAAAGCGGTTGAAACCGCGGCCAGCTTTTTAGCCCGGCAAATGGAACAATAG
- a CDS encoding ribose-phosphate diphosphokinase: MSECQHQLKLFALNSNMRLAKEIAEVMGIELGKCSVSRFSDGEIQINIEESIRGDDVFVIQSTSVPVNEHLMELLIMIDALKRASARTINIVMPYYGYARQDRKARSREPITAKLVANLLETAGASRVITLDLHAPQIQGFFDIPIDHLMGVPILADYFKSKQLDDVVIVSPDHGGVTRARKLADRLKAPLAIIDKRRPRPNAVEVMNIIGQVTGKTTILIDDIIDTAGTITLGANALVEHGAKEVYACCTHPVLSGPAIERIQNSKIKELVVTNSIALPEEKKIDKIVELSVAPLIAEAITRVYEMKSVSVLFD; encoded by the coding sequence ATGTCTGAATGCCAGCACCAATTAAAGTTGTTCGCCCTTAACTCGAACATGAGGTTAGCGAAAGAAATTGCCGAAGTCATGGGGATCGAGCTTGGCAAATGTTCTGTGTCCCGCTTCAGCGATGGGGAAATTCAAATCAACATTGAAGAAAGCATCCGCGGCGACGATGTGTTTGTCATCCAATCGACGAGCGTCCCGGTCAACGAGCATTTAATGGAACTGCTGATTATGATCGATGCGTTAAAGCGTGCTTCGGCGCGCACGATCAATATCGTGATGCCATACTACGGCTATGCGCGCCAAGACCGAAAAGCGCGCTCGCGTGAGCCGATTACCGCGAAGCTCGTAGCCAACTTGCTGGAAACGGCCGGGGCGTCGCGCGTCATTACGCTCGATTTGCATGCCCCGCAAATCCAAGGATTTTTCGATATCCCGATCGACCATTTGATGGGTGTCCCTATTTTGGCGGATTACTTTAAAAGCAAACAGTTGGATGACGTCGTCATTGTATCCCCGGACCATGGCGGCGTGACGCGGGCGCGCAAGCTGGCTGACCGCCTGAAAGCGCCGCTCGCTATTATTGACAAACGGCGGCCGCGGCCGAACGCTGTTGAAGTGATGAACATCATTGGGCAAGTGACCGGAAAGACGACCATTTTGATCGATGACATTATCGACACAGCTGGCACGATTACGCTCGGGGCGAACGCCCTTGTTGAGCACGGGGCAAAAGAAGTGTACGCATGCTGTACCCATCCGGTGCTGTCCGGACCGGCGATTGAGCGCATTCAAAATTCCAAAATCAAGGAACTTGTCGTCACTAATTCGATTGCCTTGCCAGAAGAGAAGAAAATTGATAAAATTGTAGAGCTGTCGGTGGCGCCGCTCATTGCCGAAGCGATTACGCGCGTGTATGAAATGAAATCTGTCAGCGTCCTGTTCGACTAA
- the mfd gene encoding transcription-repair coupling factor, which produces MLSLHRYLAENQDVRTIIEGIHARLKEQLVAGLSGSARSVFISTLYKETGRPMLVVAHNLFQAQKIHDDLVSLLGPDDVFLYSVNEVIAAEMAIASPELKAQRLEIMNHWAQGGKGVVVCPAAGLRRLLPPLSLWKRYLFTFSIGQELNLERDKQLFVEMGYKRVATVSAPGEFSIRGGIVDIYPLTAELPYRIELFDTEIESIRTFTPDDQRSHEQVERVMIGPADEIILDEEARRRGIERIEAGLAASLEKMKDDAAKQRMYKHIHAELEQLREGQEIEQQYKYMSLFYEKAASLLDYMPEDGVLLMDEMSRLQETAERLDREEAEWYTSLLDSGKMIHDVPISHSFSELLQKHRFQRVYLSLFLRHAPHTHPQNVVNITCKQMQNFHGQMALLQSEMERWKKANYAVVFLAPDAERVKKLQSLLEDYEIDALPLPREAALLHGKCQLLQGDLNTGFELPLQKLAVITEEELFKKRAKRPVRRQKLSNAERIKSYAELQVGDYVVHVNHGIGKYLGIETLEINGVHKDYIHIQYQGGDTLYVPVDQMDQVQKYVGSEGKEPKIYKLGGTEWKKVKKKVESSVQDIAEDLIKLYAEREASKGYAFSPDTEMQREFEAAFPYQETEDQLRSIEEIKRDMESEKPMDRLLCGDVGYGKTEVALRAAFKAIMDGKQVAFLVPTTILAQQHYETVRERFQGFPINVGLLNRFRTKKQQAETIKGLKDGTIDMVIGTHRLLSKDVKFKDLGLLIIDEEQRFGVAHKEKIKQLKANIDVLTLTATPIPRTLHMSMIGVRDLSIIETPPENRFPVQTYVMEYTPELVKEAIERELARDGQVFFLYNHIEDIDLKAEEIAQLVPEARVTFAHGRMSEAELESTILAFLEGQYDVLVTTTIIETGVDIPNVNTLIVYDADRMGLSQLYQLRGRVGRSNRVAYAYFTYRKDKVLNETAEKRLQAIKEFTELGSGFKIAMRDLSIRGAGNILGAEQHGFIDSVGFDLYSQMLKEAIEKRRGLKREDERPDVVIDVEVDAYIPDVYISDGLQKIEMYKRFKAVETLDDVEALREEMADRFGDYPDEVAYLFQIAEIKALAKQLGVESIKQHKHQIDLLFTEQASKTVEIQRLSGIGRQHGRLFGFGMDGTKLKIVLYIKQMKPHEWLMILYETLKQLFGVENEKSIIA; this is translated from the coding sequence GTGCTTTCGCTGCATCGCTATTTAGCTGAAAACCAAGATGTTCGCACGATCATTGAAGGAATCCATGCCCGCCTGAAAGAACAGCTTGTCGCCGGGCTGTCGGGGTCGGCTCGGTCTGTTTTTATCTCCACCCTTTATAAGGAGACGGGCCGGCCGATGTTAGTCGTTGCCCATAACTTGTTTCAGGCGCAAAAAATACATGACGATCTCGTTTCACTGCTTGGACCGGACGACGTGTTTCTTTATTCGGTCAACGAAGTCATCGCCGCTGAGATGGCGATCGCCAGTCCGGAGCTGAAGGCGCAACGTCTCGAAATTATGAACCATTGGGCGCAGGGCGGAAAAGGGGTCGTCGTCTGTCCGGCGGCTGGCTTGCGGCGCTTGCTGCCGCCGCTGTCGCTTTGGAAACGTTACTTGTTCACGTTCTCGATTGGACAAGAGCTCAATTTGGAACGTGATAAACAGCTGTTTGTCGAAATGGGATACAAGCGGGTCGCCACCGTTTCCGCTCCTGGGGAGTTCAGCATCCGCGGGGGGATCGTTGATATTTATCCGCTAACGGCGGAGTTGCCATATCGCATTGAGCTGTTTGATACAGAAATTGAATCGATTCGAACGTTCACCCCTGATGATCAGCGTTCGCATGAGCAGGTGGAACGTGTAATGATCGGGCCAGCCGACGAAATCATTCTTGATGAGGAGGCGCGGCGGCGGGGAATCGAGCGGATCGAGGCTGGGCTTGCGGCCAGCTTAGAAAAAATGAAAGATGACGCCGCCAAGCAGCGGATGTACAAGCATATCCACGCTGAGCTAGAACAGCTGCGCGAGGGGCAGGAAATCGAGCAACAATATAAATATATGTCTCTTTTTTATGAAAAAGCTGCGAGTTTACTAGATTACATGCCGGAAGATGGCGTGCTGCTGATGGATGAAATGAGCCGGTTGCAGGAGACGGCTGAGCGGCTGGATCGCGAAGAGGCAGAATGGTATACAAGCTTGCTTGACAGCGGAAAAATGATTCATGATGTACCGATTTCGCATTCATTTTCTGAATTGTTGCAAAAGCATCGATTCCAACGGGTGTACTTATCCTTATTTTTGCGTCATGCACCGCATACCCATCCGCAAAATGTCGTCAATATTACATGCAAGCAAATGCAAAACTTTCATGGCCAAATGGCGCTTCTTCAGTCTGAGATGGAGCGGTGGAAAAAGGCGAACTATGCGGTCGTCTTTTTGGCGCCGGATGCCGAGCGGGTGAAAAAGCTGCAGTCGCTGCTTGAAGATTACGAGATCGATGCGCTGCCGCTGCCGCGCGAAGCGGCGCTGTTGCACGGCAAATGCCAGCTCCTTCAAGGCGATTTAAACACAGGGTTTGAACTGCCGCTGCAAAAACTGGCCGTCATCACTGAGGAAGAACTGTTCAAAAAACGGGCCAAACGCCCAGTGCGTCGGCAAAAGCTATCCAACGCCGAGCGGATCAAAAGCTATGCCGAACTGCAAGTCGGCGACTATGTCGTCCATGTCAACCACGGCATCGGGAAATATTTAGGTATCGAGACGTTAGAAATCAACGGAGTGCATAAGGACTATATTCATATCCAATACCAAGGCGGCGATACGCTGTACGTCCCGGTCGATCAAATGGATCAAGTGCAGAAGTACGTCGGTTCGGAAGGAAAAGAGCCGAAAATTTATAAGCTCGGCGGTACGGAATGGAAAAAAGTCAAAAAGAAAGTGGAGTCGTCCGTCCAAGACATTGCAGAAGATTTAATCAAGCTGTACGCTGAGCGCGAGGCAAGCAAAGGATATGCGTTTTCCCCGGATACGGAAATGCAGCGCGAATTTGAGGCGGCGTTTCCATATCAAGAGACGGAAGACCAGCTCCGTTCAATTGAGGAAATTAAGCGCGATATGGAAAGCGAGAAACCGATGGACCGCCTCCTTTGCGGCGACGTTGGCTACGGGAAAACAGAAGTGGCGCTGCGGGCGGCGTTTAAAGCGATTATGGACGGCAAACAAGTCGCCTTCCTCGTGCCGACGACGATTTTGGCCCAGCAACATTACGAAACCGTCCGCGAACGGTTTCAAGGGTTTCCGATTAACGTCGGGCTGTTAAATCGGTTTCGGACGAAAAAACAGCAGGCGGAGACAATTAAAGGGTTAAAAGACGGCACGATCGACATGGTGATCGGCACGCACCGGCTGTTGTCCAAAGACGTGAAGTTTAAAGATTTAGGCTTGCTCATTATCGACGAGGAACAGCGGTTTGGTGTGGCGCATAAAGAAAAAATTAAGCAGCTGAAGGCGAATATCGACGTGCTCACACTAACGGCGACGCCGATCCCACGCACGCTCCATATGTCGATGATCGGGGTGCGCGATTTGTCGATCATCGAGACGCCGCCGGAAAACCGCTTCCCGGTGCAGACGTACGTTATGGAATACACACCTGAACTTGTGAAAGAAGCCATTGAGCGTGAGCTCGCCCGCGATGGGCAAGTCTTTTTCCTTTATAACCATATTGAGGATATCGACTTGAAAGCGGAAGAAATCGCCCAGCTTGTCCCGGAAGCGCGCGTGACGTTTGCGCACGGGCGGATGTCGGAAGCTGAGCTCGAATCGACGATTTTAGCCTTTTTGGAAGGGCAATATGACGTGCTTGTTACAACGACGATTATTGAGACGGGCGTCGATATTCCGAACGTCAATACGCTCATCGTATACGACGCCGACCGGATGGGACTGTCGCAGCTGTACCAGCTGCGCGGGCGCGTCGGCCGTTCAAACCGTGTCGCTTATGCGTACTTCACGTACCGAAAAGACAAGGTGCTGAACGAGACAGCGGAAAAACGGCTGCAAGCTATTAAAGAGTTCACCGAGCTTGGCTCCGGGTTTAAAATTGCCATGCGCGATTTGTCGATCCGTGGCGCCGGCAACATTCTCGGCGCTGAACAGCACGGCTTTATCGATTCGGTCGGATTTGACTTATACTCGCAAATGCTGAAAGAGGCGATTGAAAAACGGCGCGGCCTCAAACGGGAAGACGAGCGCCCGGATGTGGTCATCGATGTGGAAGTCGATGCCTATATTCCAGATGTGTACATTTCCGATGGATTGCAAAAGATCGAGATGTACAAGCGGTTTAAGGCGGTTGAGACACTCGACGACGTCGAGGCGCTGCGCGAGGAGATGGCCGACCGCTTCGGTGATTATCCGGATGAGGTGGCTTATTTGTTCCAAATTGCGGAAATTAAAGCGTTGGCGAAGCAGCTCGGTGTCGAATCGATTAAGCAGCATAAGCACCAAATCGATCTTTTATTTACCGAACAGGCGTCGAAAACGGTGGAAATCCAGCGCCTATCCGGCATCGGCCGCCAGCATGGCCGCCTGTTCGGATTCGGCATGGATGGGACGAAGCTGAAAATCGTCCTTTATATTAAGCAAATGAAACCGCATGAATGGCTGATGATCTTGTATGAAACATTAAAGCAGCTGTTCGGGGTCGAAAACGAAAAATCGATTATCGCGTAA
- a CDS encoding anti-sigma-F factor Fin family protein — MALHYYCRHCGAKVGTIDRVSIYSEKLGFHHLTEEERLDMISYEPNGDIHVKTICEDCQEALVRNPEWHQYEKFIH, encoded by the coding sequence ATGGCGTTGCACTACTATTGCCGTCATTGCGGCGCAAAAGTTGGCACGATTGACCGCGTATCGATCTATAGCGAAAAACTAGGATTCCACCATTTGACGGAAGAGGAACGTCTTGACATGATTTCGTACGAACCGAACGGCGACATTCATGTGAAAACGATTTGCGAAGACTGCCAAGAGGCATTGGTGCGAAATCCGGAATGGCATCAATATGAAAAGTTTATTCACTAG